The Mesomycoplasma ovipneumoniae genome includes a region encoding these proteins:
- the rplI gene encoding 50S ribosomal protein L9 yields the protein MKVILLKDTKDGRANSVVEVSAGYASNYLFKNNLAEPLNPRTEKLLKERLKKIEAEKENKKNQAIQLKSQIENTVLWFKLKGTLDSVHGAISAKKIKKELETKDIFIDKHLIQTPGISNFGTSYVTIKLSPEISATLKINVVKDE from the coding sequence ATGAAAGTAATTCTACTTAAAGACACAAAAGATGGTCGTGCAAATAGTGTTGTTGAGGTTTCAGCTGGTTATGCTAGCAATTATTTATTTAAAAATAATTTGGCAGAACCTTTAAATCCAAGAACTGAAAAACTTTTAAAAGAAAGACTAAAAAAAATTGAAGCTGAAAAGGAAAATAAAAAAAATCAGGCAATTCAACTTAAATCTCAAATTGAAAATACTGTTTTGTGATTTAAATTAAAAGGGACACTTGATTCAGTCCACGGGGCAATTTCGGCTAAAAAAATAAAAAAGGAACTTGAGACCAAAGATATTTTTATTGACAAGCACTTAATTCAAACTCCAGGAATTTCCAATTTTGGAACAAGTTATGTCACTATTAAATTAAGCCCTGAAATTAGTGCTACTTTAAAAATAAATGTTGTAAAAGATGAATAA
- a CDS encoding DHH family phosphoesterase gives MKKFLFPFSISFISFLLEITTLLLKVIFNDAFDFYLFFTLAVGIFIIFIISLTVGIVVFYQFIIKQNHFYYQKFDLINEENNIGIINLSSTYKITKVSKYVKDLYPERLVNRDIFYLFPQYKKVEDIPPKFEIKRGNNWFEINYNKFAYWISYRDITLFKSISQGYENNSLVFAEVEVDNFVSTNFRSSDQDYPKIKIFINDFFEKLSQKYKFLYKEYADGRIMLVLHYETFVLWQKNHFYIFRDESTKIDDTTEVWFSVGFGFGTTNLVEVKRLANEALIFSKTRGGNQVSIYPYGKRPFSYGSYSESLSLHSLVRLRRIARLLVEKLEKIDNIIIYGHINSDLDSFGSGYVLGNFLKRYAEVIYKRKINFYIQNQTFDTTTTRFLSQADFIKKNIFISRSVASKITMASKNNDTCLAILVDVSDVERIENKKALDQINLENVFVFDHHGINSKMQGILELIHDYIDVSSSSTCEIITHLILLTIHSDISIDQEWAQILLNGLYVDSAQFKKTASASTFAAVSALVRWGAKTAKTGEFLKLNENESKIIKEILENVTEVKPGFFLASLDREIETDLVSIACEQILLVKNRQAAFVVAKLPQQKNYKMSARGVENVNVQYIAEQVGGGGNVTSAAAYSTVETFSEFVENIKLAIQRREYESNST, from the coding sequence ATGAAAAAATTTCTTTTCCCGTTTTCAATTTCATTTATAAGCTTTTTACTTGAAATTACGACTTTATTATTAAAAGTTATTTTTAATGACGCTTTTGATTTTTACCTTTTTTTCACGTTAGCTGTCGGAATTTTCATAATTTTTATTATCTCGCTAACAGTCGGAATTGTTGTTTTTTACCAATTTATAATTAAACAAAATCACTTTTATTACCAAAAATTCGACCTTATTAACGAGGAAAATAATATTGGAATTATCAATTTATCTTCAACTTATAAAATTACAAAAGTTTCAAAATATGTCAAAGATTTATACCCAGAAAGACTAGTAAATCGTGATATTTTTTATCTTTTTCCCCAGTATAAAAAAGTCGAAGATATTCCGCCAAAATTTGAAATAAAAAGGGGAAATAACTGATTTGAAATTAATTATAATAAATTTGCATATTGAATTTCTTATCGTGATATCACACTTTTTAAGTCAATTTCACAAGGTTATGAGAATAATTCGCTTGTTTTTGCCGAGGTTGAGGTTGATAATTTTGTCTCAACTAATTTTCGCAGTAGCGATCAAGACTACCCTAAAATCAAAATTTTTATTAATGATTTTTTTGAAAAACTGTCACAAAAATATAAATTTTTGTACAAAGAATATGCAGATGGCCGGATTATGTTAGTTTTACATTATGAAACTTTTGTGCTTTGACAAAAAAATCATTTTTACATTTTTCGTGATGAGAGCACTAAAATTGATGATACAACCGAAGTTTGATTTTCAGTCGGTTTTGGATTTGGCACAACAAATTTAGTGGAAGTAAAAAGACTAGCAAATGAGGCTTTAATTTTTTCAAAAACCCGTGGTGGAAATCAAGTTTCAATTTATCCTTATGGAAAAAGACCTTTTTCTTATGGTTCTTATAGCGAATCTCTCAGCCTCCATTCGCTTGTTAGACTCAGAAGAATTGCTCGACTTTTAGTTGAAAAATTGGAAAAAATTGATAATATAATAATTTATGGGCACATTAATTCTGACTTAGATTCATTTGGTTCTGGTTATGTTTTGGGTAATTTTTTAAAAAGATACGCTGAAGTTATTTATAAAAGAAAAATTAATTTTTATATTCAAAACCAGACTTTTGACACTACAACAACAAGATTTTTATCGCAAGCTGATTTTATCAAGAAAAATATTTTTATATCGCGCTCAGTTGCATCAAAAATCACAATGGCCTCAAAAAATAACGATACTTGCCTCGCCATTTTAGTTGATGTTTCTGATGTTGAGCGAATTGAAAACAAAAAAGCTCTTGATCAAATCAATTTGGAAAATGTTTTTGTCTTTGACCATCACGGAATTAATTCCAAAATGCAAGGAATTTTGGAATTAATTCATGACTATATTGATGTCTCATCTTCATCAACATGTGAAATTATTACGCATTTAATTTTGCTAACAATTCACTCAGATATAAGTATTGATCAAGAATGGGCCCAAATTTTGCTGAATGGTTTATATGTTGACTCAGCCCAGTTTAAAAAAACCGCTAGTGCCTCAACTTTTGCGGCCGTCTCCGCCCTTGTTCGTTGAGGAGCAAAAACTGCAAAAACTGGTGAATTTCTCAAACTTAATGAAAATGAGTCAAAAATTATTAAAGAAATTCTTGAAAATGTCACCGAAGTTAAGCCAGGTTTTTTCCTTGCAAGTCTTGACCGGGAAATTGAGACTGATTTAGTCTCGATTGCTTGTGAGCAAATTTTGTTAGTTAAAAATCGTCAAGCTGCCTTTGTTGTGGCAAAATTACCGCAACAAAAAAATTATAAAATGTCAGCTCGAGGTGTTGAAAATGTTAATGTTCAATATATAGCAGAGCAAGTTGGTGGAGGCGGAAATGTAACTTCAGCAGCTGCTTATTCAACAGTTGAGACTTTTTCTGAATTTGTTGAAAATATTAAACTTGCAATTCAAAGGAGAGAATATGAAAGTAATTCTACTTAA
- the leuS gene encoding leucine--tRNA ligase, with product MYDHKLIEKKWQNYWQKNNVFQTSESSDKKIYILDMFPYPSAAGLHLGHPIGYTASDIIARFKRLNGFDVLHPMGWDAFGLPAEQYAIQTGNHPADFTKKNIENFKEQINSFGFSYDWSKEVNTSDPKFYEQTQWIFKLLYKVGLAEIRQTQVNWCPKLGTVLANEEISRDKDGNLVSERGSFPVEIKKMDQWVLKITQYAQKLLDGLESINFPDSLKLLQQKWIGKSQGVILKFYFENSQDFIEIFTTKIETIYGVSFLAISPLHDFATNLAKKDVEISDYIEKNSFSSPKLQSQISGIFTNLYMIHPLTSKKIPLYIANYVLNDYGTSAIMGVPAHNLNDLEFAKIFAIDYLEVINDKNLLINSAEFNNFEAQSASKLIFEKLEKLELAKKSISYKIKDWVFSRQRYWGEPFPVYFDQDGKIYLEEKIVELPHLEKIVPSGDGQSPLALQKDWVFFEKNGKIYRRETNTMPQWAGSSWYYLAYILKQNDGTYLKLDSKEAYKKLQKWLPVDIYIGGQEHAVGHLLYSRFWHKVLFEAGIVPNFEPFDRVIHQGMLLGPDGQKMSKSKGNIINPYTVLDKYGADSVRIFLMFMGPINENRAWDEKGANAIYAWIQRVIRIILKDYKIDPELEKDSEFSYFYNNFVFEITNLVQDFKFNVAISKLMVYINFLSKLESIPSKKYLVDFLVVLSIFAPHISEELLEKLEQKPLHFHSWPQFDKAKIVKNTYNLPVSINGKTRAILELNDDQNQDEIIEIAKKHYKIQHFLENHSIVKTIFVPKKILNFIVKK from the coding sequence ATGTATGACCATAAATTAATAGAAAAAAAATGACAAAACTATTGGCAAAAAAATAACGTTTTTCAAACGAGTGAATCTTCTGACAAAAAAATCTATATTTTAGACATGTTTCCTTATCCTTCGGCAGCCGGATTGCATTTAGGGCATCCAATTGGATATACAGCATCAGATATAATTGCAAGATTTAAACGGCTTAATGGTTTTGATGTTCTTCACCCGATGGGTTGAGATGCCTTTGGTCTTCCGGCTGAACAATATGCAATTCAAACAGGCAATCACCCTGCTGATTTTACTAAAAAAAATATTGAAAACTTTAAAGAGCAAATAAATTCATTCGGTTTTTCATATGATTGAAGCAAAGAAGTTAACACAAGTGATCCAAAATTTTATGAACAAACCCAGTGAATTTTTAAACTTTTATACAAGGTTGGCCTAGCTGAAATTCGTCAGACACAAGTAAATTGATGCCCAAAATTAGGCACAGTTTTAGCAAATGAAGAAATAAGTCGTGACAAAGACGGAAATTTAGTCAGTGAACGGGGTAGTTTTCCTGTTGAAATTAAAAAAATGGATCAGTGAGTGCTAAAAATAACTCAGTATGCCCAAAAATTGCTTGATGGACTTGAGAGTATAAATTTCCCTGACTCACTAAAGTTGCTCCAACAAAAATGAATCGGCAAGTCCCAAGGCGTAATTCTTAAGTTTTACTTTGAAAATAGTCAAGATTTTATTGAAATATTTACAACAAAAATTGAGACTATTTATGGTGTTAGTTTTTTAGCAATTTCGCCTTTGCATGATTTTGCAACAAATCTTGCAAAAAAAGATGTTGAGATTAGCGACTACATTGAAAAAAACAGTTTTTCTAGTCCAAAACTTCAAAGTCAAATTTCTGGTATATTTACTAATTTATACATGATTCACCCGTTAACTTCTAAAAAAATTCCGCTTTATATTGCAAATTATGTGCTAAATGACTACGGAACTTCGGCCATTATGGGAGTTCCAGCTCATAATTTAAATGATTTAGAGTTTGCTAAAATTTTTGCAATTGACTATTTAGAAGTGATAAATGATAAAAATCTCCTTATAAATTCAGCCGAATTTAACAATTTTGAAGCCCAAAGTGCTTCAAAATTAATCTTTGAAAAATTAGAAAAATTAGAACTAGCAAAAAAAAGTATTTCTTATAAAATTAAGGACTGAGTTTTTTCAAGACAAAGATATTGAGGCGAGCCTTTTCCTGTTTATTTTGATCAAGATGGCAAAATTTATCTTGAAGAAAAAATTGTCGAACTGCCACATTTAGAAAAAATTGTTCCCTCAGGTGATGGTCAGTCCCCACTTGCTTTACAAAAAGATTGAGTTTTTTTTGAAAAAAACGGTAAAATCTACCGCCGCGAAACCAACACAATGCCCCAATGAGCCGGAAGTTCGTGGTATTATCTTGCCTATATTTTAAAACAAAATGACGGCACTTATTTAAAATTAGACTCAAAAGAAGCTTATAAAAAACTGCAAAAATGACTCCCAGTTGACATTTATATCGGGGGACAGGAACATGCTGTTGGCCATTTGCTTTATTCGCGTTTTTGACATAAAGTTTTATTTGAAGCTGGAATTGTTCCAAATTTTGAACCTTTTGACAGAGTTATTCACCAAGGAATGCTACTTGGCCCGGATGGGCAAAAAATGTCGAAATCTAAGGGAAATATTATAAATCCTTATACAGTTTTAGATAAATATGGTGCTGATAGTGTTCGAATTTTTCTAATGTTTATGGGTCCAATTAATGAAAATCGTGCCTGGGATGAAAAAGGTGCAAATGCAATTTATGCTTGAATTCAAAGGGTTATTAGAATTATTTTAAAAGATTACAAAATCGATCCTGAGCTCGAAAAAGACTCTGAATTTAGCTACTTTTATAATAATTTTGTCTTTGAAATTACTAATTTAGTCCAGGATTTTAAATTTAATGTTGCTATTTCTAAATTAATGGTGTATATTAATTTTTTAAGTAAACTTGAGTCAATCCCGTCAAAAAAATATCTTGTTGATTTTTTAGTAGTTCTATCGATTTTTGCCCCTCATATTTCAGAGGAACTGTTAGAAAAATTAGAGCAAAAACCGCTTCATTTTCACAGTTGGCCTCAATTTGACAAGGCTAAAATTGTAAAAAATACTTATAATTTACCTGTTTCAATAAACGGTAAAACTCGAGCAATTTTGGAATTAAATGACGACCAAAATCAAGACGAAATTATCGAAATTGCCAAAAAACACTATAAAATACAGCATTTTTTAGAAAATCACTCAATAGTTAAGACAATTTTTGTACCTAAAAAAATTCTAAATTTCATTGTAAAAAAATAA
- the cas9 gene encoding type II CRISPR RNA-guided endonuclease Cas9 (Cas9, originally named Csn1, is the large, multifunctional signature protein of type II CRISPR/Cas systems. It is well known even to general audiences because its RNA-guided endonuclease activity has made it a popular tool for custom editing of eukaryotic genomes.), which translates to MHNKKNITIGFDLGIASVGWAIIDSPTSKILDWGTRTFEERKTANERRGFRSTRRNIRRKAYRNQRFINLILKYKDLFELENISDIQRVNKKDTENYEKIISLFTEIYKKCATKHSNILEVKVKALDSKIEKLDLIWILHDYLENRGFFYDLEEENVADKYEGIEHPSILLYDFFKKNGFFKSNSSIPKDLGGYSFSNLQWVNEIKKLFEVQEINPEFSEKFLNLFTSVRDYAKGPGSEHSASEYGIFQKDGKNVVKKYDNIWDKTIGKCSFFVEKNRSPVNYPSYEIFNLLNQLINLSSELKTEHKKIWQLNSNDRNELLDELLKVKENAKIISISLKKNEIKKIILKDFGFEKSDIDDQDTIEGRKIIKEEPTTKLEVTKHLLATIYSHSSDSNWININNILKFLPYLDAICIIIDREKSRGQDEVLKKLTEKNIFEVLKIDSEKQLDFVKSIFSNTKFNFKKIGNFSLDAINLFLPKMFEQNKNSEYLKWKDEEIRKEWEIQKSKLGKTDKKTKYLNPRIFQDEIISPGTKNTFEQAVLVLNQIIKKYSKENIIDAIVIESPREKNDKETIKKINQRIKEGKNKNLKKLFQILNLENKGYKLSDLETKPARLLDKLRFYHQQDGIDLYTLEKIVIHDLINNSQKYEIDHIIPYSMSYDNSQANKILTTKAENLKKGKLIASEYIKTKGDEFYKEYSEKAKVLFGKKNKVNKNAKKLDPYVDLDEVSANNRFRFLTLQDYDEFQVEFLARNLNDTRYSTKLFYHALIDHFENNEFFTYIDENSSTHKVKISTIKGHVTRYFRVKANNSNKQEIEKNRENNEHHAVDAAIVAIIGNENRQIANLLTLADNKNDKKYFLHDEYHKENIETGELVKISKFEVDKLKKVEDLKKIIQEKYEEAKNHTPIKFSRKIRNISNGGLSDETLYGFKYDEKEDKYFKFIKKNLVTTINKDLEKYFENPFGKKADGKSEYTVLMAQSHLSEFNKLKEIFEKYNGFSNKSGNAFVEYMNDLALKEPTLKAEIESAKAVHKLLYYNYKLSDELTCYDNINNKNLKRFYKNIRIIEYKSIPIKFKIVSKHDGGKSFKDKLFSLYSLVYKVYENGKAIYKSIPVTSQMRKFGISEFDFLDENLYNKEKLDIYKSDFEKPIPVNCKPIFVLKKGSILKKKSLDIDDFKQTKDMEKENYYFISSMTKSDNVDTIYGLRPLNSKVERAVPHTTNPIFKKYIPIHLDELGNEYPIKIKEHTDDEKLMCTIK; encoded by the coding sequence ATGCATAATAAAAAAAATATTACTATTGGCTTTGATCTCGGGATTGCGTCTGTTGGATGAGCAATTATTGATAGCCCAACAAGCAAAATACTTGATTGAGGTACACGAACTTTTGAAGAAAGAAAAACTGCCAATGAAAGACGCGGTTTTCGTTCGACTAGAAGGAATATTCGTCGAAAAGCATACCGAAATCAAAGATTTATTAACCTGATATTAAAATATAAAGATTTATTTGAACTTGAAAATATTAGCGATATTCAACGAGTTAATAAAAAAGATACAGAAAATTACGAAAAAATAATTTCGCTGTTCACAGAAATATATAAAAAATGCGCGACAAAACATTCAAATATTTTAGAAGTAAAAGTTAAAGCTCTTGATTCTAAGATTGAAAAATTAGATTTAATCTGAATATTACACGATTACCTTGAAAATCGTGGATTTTTTTATGATCTAGAAGAAGAAAATGTTGCTGATAAGTACGAAGGAATAGAACATCCTAGCATTTTATTGTATGATTTTTTCAAAAAAAATGGCTTTTTTAAATCAAACAGTTCTATTCCAAAAGATTTGGGTGGTTATAGTTTTTCTAATTTGCAATGAGTTAATGAAATTAAAAAACTTTTTGAAGTTCAAGAAATTAACCCAGAATTTAGTGAAAAATTTTTAAATCTTTTTACTTCAGTTAGAGATTATGCAAAAGGTCCAGGTTCTGAACACAGCGCTAGTGAATATGGAATTTTTCAAAAAGACGGGAAAAACGTTGTTAAAAAATACGATAATATTTGAGATAAAACTATAGGAAAATGCTCATTTTTTGTCGAAAAAAATAGATCTCCGGTTAATTATCCATCTTATGAAATTTTCAACCTGTTAAACCAATTAATTAATTTAAGTTCCGAGTTAAAAACTGAACATAAAAAAATATGACAATTAAATTCTAATGATAGAAACGAACTTCTTGATGAATTATTAAAAGTAAAAGAAAATGCAAAAATTATATCAATTTCACTCAAAAAAAATGAAATTAAAAAAATAATTCTTAAAGATTTTGGATTTGAAAAATCAGATATTGATGATCAAGATACAATTGAAGGTAGAAAAATAATCAAAGAAGAACCAACTACAAAATTGGAAGTAACAAAACATTTATTGGCAACAATTTATTCCCATTCTTCTGATTCTAATTGAATAAATATTAATAATATATTGAAATTTTTGCCATATTTAGATGCAATTTGCATAATTATTGACCGGGAAAAAAGTCGTGGGCAAGATGAAGTTTTAAAGAAATTAACTGAGAAAAATATTTTTGAAGTATTAAAGATTGATAGCGAAAAACAGTTAGATTTTGTTAAATCCATTTTTAGCAATACAAAATTTAATTTTAAGAAAATTGGTAATTTTTCACTTGACGCAATAAACTTATTTTTGCCAAAAATGTTTGAACAAAACAAGAACTCAGAATATTTGAAGTGAAAAGATGAAGAAATAAGAAAAGAATGGGAAATACAAAAATCTAAATTAGGAAAAACTGACAAAAAAACTAAATATTTAAATCCGAGAATTTTTCAGGACGAAATTATTTCACCTGGAACAAAAAACACATTCGAACAAGCAGTTTTAGTTTTGAACCAAATTATCAAAAAATATTCAAAAGAAAATATAATTGATGCAATTGTCATCGAGAGCCCGCGCGAAAAAAATGATAAGGAAACAATCAAAAAAATAAATCAGAGAATTAAGGAAGGTAAAAATAAAAATCTTAAAAAATTATTTCAAATTTTGAATTTAGAAAATAAAGGTTATAAACTTTCTGATTTAGAAACAAAGCCTGCTAGACTTCTGGATAAATTAAGATTTTACCACCAACAAGATGGTATAGATCTTTATACATTGGAAAAAATTGTCATACATGACTTGATTAATAACAGCCAAAAATATGAAATTGATCATATAATCCCATATTCAATGTCTTACGACAATTCGCAAGCAAACAAAATATTAACAACAAAAGCAGAAAACCTAAAAAAAGGAAAATTAATTGCTAGCGAATATATAAAAACAAAGGGCGATGAATTTTATAAGGAATACTCTGAAAAAGCAAAAGTCTTATTTGGCAAAAAGAATAAGGTGAATAAAAATGCTAAAAAATTAGATCCTTATGTCGATTTGGACGAGGTTTCTGCAAATAACAGATTTCGATTTTTAACTCTACAAGATTACGATGAATTTCAAGTTGAATTTTTAGCCAGAAACTTGAATGACACAAGGTATTCAACAAAATTATTTTATCACGCACTTATAGACCATTTTGAAAATAATGAGTTTTTCACATATATTGATGAAAATTCTAGTACTCACAAAGTAAAAATATCAACAATTAAAGGTCATGTTACCAGATATTTTAGAGTAAAGGCGAACAACAGCAATAAGCAAGAAATTGAAAAAAATCGTGAAAATAATGAACATCATGCTGTTGATGCAGCAATTGTTGCGATTATTGGTAACGAAAATCGTCAAATAGCCAATCTTTTAACACTTGCGGATAATAAAAATGATAAAAAATATTTTCTTCATGACGAATATCACAAAGAAAACATTGAAACTGGTGAGTTAGTTAAAATTTCGAAGTTTGAAGTCGATAAGCTTAAAAAAGTTGAAGATTTAAAGAAAATAATTCAAGAAAAATATGAAGAAGCAAAAAACCATACCCCTATAAAATTTTCACGAAAAATTCGTAATATTTCAAATGGCGGTCTGTCAGATGAGACGTTATATGGATTTAAATATGACGAAAAGGAAGATAAATACTTTAAATTTATTAAGAAAAATCTTGTTACAACCATAAACAAAGATTTAGAAAAATATTTTGAAAATCCTTTTGGCAAAAAAGCAGATGGAAAAAGTGAATATACTGTTTTAATGGCACAATCACATTTGTCGGAATTTAATAAATTAAAGGAAATTTTTGAAAAATATAACGGCTTTAGCAACAAATCTGGAAATGCTTTTGTTGAATACATGAATGATTTGGCGCTAAAAGAACCAACTTTAAAAGCTGAAATTGAATCAGCAAAAGCAGTTCATAAATTGCTATATTATAATTACAAGCTCTCTGATGAATTAACTTGTTATGATAATATTAATAATAAAAATCTTAAACGATTCTACAAAAACATTAGAATTATTGAGTACAAATCTATTCCAATAAAATTTAAAATTGTAAGTAAACATGATGGCGGGAAATCTTTCAAGGATAAGCTATTTTCGCTATATTCATTAGTTTATAAAGTTTACGAAAACGGGAAGGCAATCTATAAATCTATTCCAGTTACTTCCCAAATGAGAAAGTTTGGAATTAGTGAATTTGATTTTCTTGATGAAAATTTGTACAATAAGGAAAAACTCGATATTTACAAATCTGATTTCGAAAAACCGATACCTGTTAATTGCAAACCAATTTTTGTACTTAAAAAAGGGTCAATTTTAAAGAAAAAAAGTTTAGATATAGATGATTTCAAACAAACAAAAGATATGGAGAAAGAAAATTATTATTTCATTTCATCAATGACCAAAAGTGATAATGTTGATACAATCTATGGACTAAGACCACTTAACTCTAAAGTTGAAAGAGCCGTTCCACATACAACAAATCCAATTTTTAAAAAATATATTCCTATCCATCTCGATGAATTAGGGAACGAATATCCTATAAAAATAAAAGAACACACCGATGATGAGAAGCTAATGTGTACAATTAAATAA
- the cas1 gene encoding type II CRISPR-associated endonuclease Cas1, with protein MKKIIEISESEYVYLFLNNIVIKKDSEKFVFPIDTVDVLIFENDRATISIPVINELVEKKVNIIICKNHLPQSLIIPYSGYYNNKIFQEQIKWDIPYKTKTWQEIIKLKIQRSISVLKSIQKIGSEDEAKMWDYFHDVQPYDTNNREGHAAKLYFKLLFGKGFIRDQDSDDNINILLNYGYIVLLSYVARIICGKGLDNRLGIYHKSFNNNFPLACDLMEPYRYWVDQIVYNHINAEFLNFQDFKEALFKSFSQHIEYKGKHIKFSKYMEFEIMDILNLKENYKEITTESDQS; from the coding sequence ATGAAAAAAATCATTGAAATTAGCGAATCAGAATACGTTTATCTTTTTCTAAACAACATTGTTATCAAAAAAGATAGTGAAAAATTTGTTTTCCCCATTGATACAGTTGATGTCTTAATTTTTGAAAATGACAGAGCGACTATATCAATTCCAGTCATCAATGAACTTGTTGAAAAAAAGGTAAACATTATTATTTGCAAAAATCATTTACCACAATCATTAATTATCCCTTACAGTGGCTACTATAATAATAAGATTTTTCAAGAGCAAATAAAATGAGATATTCCGTATAAAACTAAAACTTGACAAGAAATAATTAAACTAAAAATTCAAAGATCCATAAGTGTTTTAAAATCAATTCAGAAAATTGGCTCAGAAGATGAAGCCAAAATGTGAGACTATTTCCACGATGTTCAACCTTATGACACTAACAATCGCGAAGGCCATGCAGCAAAGTTATATTTTAAACTTTTATTTGGCAAAGGTTTTATTCGCGACCAAGACAGTGATGATAATATTAACATCCTATTAAATTACGGTTATATTGTCTTACTTAGTTATGTTGCCCGAATTATTTGCGGCAAAGGTCTTGATAATCGACTCGGAATTTACCATAAAAGTTTTAATAATAATTTTCCACTTGCTTGTGATTTAATGGAACCTTATCGCTATTGGGTTGACCAGATTGTATATAATCATATCAATGCTGAATTTCTTAATTTTCAGGATTTTAAAGAAGCGCTTTTTAAATCTTTTAGCCAACATATTGAATATAAAGGGAAACATATTAAATTTAGCAAATATATGGAATTTGAAATTATGGACATCCTTAATTTAAAAGAAAATTATAAGGAAATTACTACAGAAAGTGATCAAAGTTAA
- the cas2 gene encoding CRISPR-associated endonuclease Cas2 codes for MIKVNTREMRILLMYDIYYINEDDNKLYNKFIKELYKLGYVRLQYSIYSKIIPTHLQYNSEKKKLLRIIPKNSNIRIAMLTEKQYQNIEILNGTKSKNELYNLEEDYIKL; via the coding sequence GTGATCAAAGTTAATACTAGAGAGATGCGTATTTTATTAATGTATGACATTTATTATATTAATGAAGATGATAATAAACTTTATAACAAATTCATTAAGGAACTTTATAAACTTGGCTATGTCAGGTTGCAATACTCGATTTATTCTAAAATAATTCCAACTCACCTTCAATATAATAGTGAGAAAAAGAAACTTTTAAGAATTATTCCGAAAAATTCAAATATTAGAATTGCGATGTTAACTGAGAAACAATATCAAAACATCGAAATTCTTAATGGTACAAAGTCTAAAAATGAACTCTATAATCTAGAGGAGGATTATATCAAACTATAA
- a CDS encoding S1C family serine protease, with protein MKKFTKKYGFIGLFLALNLGILLANVGLLTNNWIKLNSKINHEVLLKSIVEIKLQKNEELSFATGFVIDNKIITNKHILENNNEIKIFYRFANEKDYKKTKIIKISPNYDILSLELNTKVKNLEIEEDFNYGDEIFTIGNPHNLGLTISKGIVSGTNKLVNQNFVRTSITIEPGNSGGPVLNTKNKVIGIMTFRLINEKPVQGISFFVPSTQIKEFLNSN; from the coding sequence ATGAAAAAATTCACTAAAAAATACGGGTTTATTGGTTTATTTTTGGCTCTAAATCTTGGAATTTTGTTAGCAAACGTTGGTTTGCTAACAAATAATTGAATAAAACTAAATTCAAAAATTAACCATGAAGTCCTTTTAAAGTCAATTGTTGAAATTAAACTTCAAAAAAACGAGGAATTGTCTTTTGCTACCGGTTTTGTTATAGATAATAAAATTATTACAAATAAACACATTCTTGAAAATAATAATGAAATTAAAATTTTTTACCGCTTTGCAAATGAAAAAGACTACAAAAAAACTAAAATTATAAAAATTTCACCAAACTATGACATATTAAGTTTGGAATTAAACACAAAAGTTAAAAACCTTGAAATAGAAGAAGATTTTAACTATGGCGATGAAATTTTTACAATTGGAAATCCACATAATCTTGGCTTGACAATCAGCAAAGGAATAGTTTCAGGAACTAATAAATTAGTAAATCAAAATTTTGTTCGAACTAGTATCACAATTGAACCAGGAAATAGTGGCGGTCCTGTTTTAAATACTAAAAACAAAGTAATTGGGATAATGACGTTTCGGCTTATAAATGAAAAACCAGTTCAAGGTATTTCTTTTTTCGTCCCTTCAACGCAAATAAAAGAATTTTTAAATTCAAATTAA